The Cicer arietinum cultivar CDC Frontier isolate Library 1 chromosome 1, Cicar.CDCFrontier_v2.0, whole genome shotgun sequence genome contains the following window.
ACTTCTTGCTCAATAACCTCATGTCCAAGCTGCTTTCTAGGTTTGAAACTTTTGACTTCAGGAAGTTCCATATCTGACTCCTCAGTGCCATTCTTTTGCGCAGTCAGCTTCTCGGCATAGTCATCTGGTAATGAAACCTGCATCTTCCTTCGCACCTCCTCCTCATCAGCTACAATGCAATAATGATCAATGACTTCATACTTCCTTGTAACGGGAGGAACCAGGCTTGCTTTTGTCATGCGAGCACCCCACTCTCGGTCATCAGTTGTGAAATCCAATTCTTCCTCAGGTGATAAGTATCTGTCCCCTCTTGGCTCTCTAACCATAGTTTGTGAACGTACTTCATGGTCGCTTTCAGACTCGGTGGTCGTAGTATCACTGTTACTCTTTCCATCGTCAAAAGACCTATCAAGATCATCAGATGTTTCACTCTCTGAGCCCATGGATTTCTTATTCAACTTTGATAAGCGCCTCCTAATTTCTCTATCAGAGGTATACTCTGCATTGTCCAAAACACCATGGCTTCCATTACTCCTGTACTTCCTTCCATTCACTAATctatttttcttatactttGAGGTAGAGCAGGACACTGCTGACGAGTCATTGTTCAGTAGCACATCTTTGTCATGCACATTTTTAGAGCTCACTTCCAACCGAGTTGCCAATTGAATAAACAATGTGATAATGTGATTCATGTCATTAGCATCACCCCGATTTTTCGCTCTGTAATTAATAAGCAAACACGTGTCGGAAATCAAACATAATATTGCAGGAGGGGGGCAAGATTGTGAGTGGTAAATTAAACACCCATTTTAGATTACCCAAGACACACAAGCCAAATGAACAAACCCATAAATCGAGGCAACTGcaacatataatatataaatttcaaagataAAATCAAGATGCAAAACAACAAGGATGTAAGCGAACCCACCAAACTTAACATGGATGGAAAACAACCATAACTGCAAAACAGTACTCCCTCCGTctcaaaatataagcaaaaatgggTCAaagaaagttgatgtatttggtcTTAATTTTGGACCAAATACTTCAACTTTCTTTGAcccatttttgcttatattttgagACGGAGGGAGTAGAACTTATGCATACAACTGAGAATCCAACAAATGAACCTCCATGCCAAGAAGATACAGTACTCAATCAGAATTTGGACAAAGTTATGAACTAAAGAGTTTTTGCATCCTTGCCCTCAAAACTAATACACCCTATCATCTTCATTTTAATGTATCGACCAACATATAAACCAGGCAACAGGAGAAAAGGAGAACAATCACCTTCTCCCAAGAAAAACGGCTAACAGAACAAGAGAACTTACTTTATTGCATCACGGCACATTCTACTTATGTCCTCTTTGACAGTGCTCAATCCACGGCTACTGTAATAACCACTTCTCATTTTAGCCTCAATTTCTGCAACctattaataaagaaaaacaaaacagaaaTCATGAGTAACAAAAGACATCTTCatgataatcaattttaaagaaCATATCACATTACCTTGGGTACAAAGAAGTCGCAGGAGTTTGTCTTCATGATATCCTTTAGTCTTGAAGCAAGGAATTCCTCCATCCTCTTATAACCACTTTCAGATTTCTTAATTGCCCAGCGTCTTGTACGAGCATCCCTAGATAAAATGGAAGATGACCTTCTAGCATCATATAGTTTGGAGCGCTTGTATAAGTTTTGACGGAATAATTGCTTTGCTGAGTCTCTCTTATCTACactatcaaaataatctttcaactgACCAAAATCATCTATTCCTAAATTACTGGATTTGGAAGCAGATGAAGCTTGCTCTGTAATATGTTTAAGGCTTCTAATTTTATGAGGCTCCTCTGTAATTCTAGCCAGGCGTGAATTCCGGCTCTTGATCCATTTCACATTGGTAAATTTAGGTGTTAGCTCTCCAAACTGGCTGCATCCTCTAATGTCTATAGTACATATACCAGGAAATGAAAGAAGAATTTGCTCAAGCATACCAGCCGTAATATTGTTACAGCCCATTAGAATTatagaattgattttgtttttatcatAAGCATTCTGCAAACAAGATAAACAGGTAAGATGTTGAGGAAGAATGAAAAACATACCAAAAATGTGAATcagaaaatatatatcaaacataCCATAATATTCCACAACACAGTATCAGTGCAAGAATGACCTAAGGATGACAAATTGACCTGTATTGAAACTCCCTTGTAAATCCTTACAGCAGATCTCCAGTGCTTGCACGTCATCGATGCAAGTACAAGAGACTTCAAATCAGATCTCATAAAATGGAAGATGCGTGCCAAAATAGGACCATCCAATAATCCCCAGCATCCCATGTCAGAATCAGCAATACCAACTTCAGGAAAAATAACATCCCCGCATAGATCCTCAAAAGTGGGTTCATCCTTCTCGATTGTAACATCATCTTCCAAATCACTGTCTTCTTCACTATCATCAACCAGCAGCCGGACTCTTTTAGCAGCACGTGCATCGCCTTCTGAAAATTTATATGGCCCAATACACACAATAAAGAAGAAACCACTTGAATGAAATCTTGAGAATAAATCTAATCTAGTGAACACTACCCCACACAAGCACATGACAAAGCCACACACATTGGTTGGAAGttcaaaccaaaaataaaaaagcagacaaaaacaacataaaatttaCAGATGTGGAGAAGAGAGGAGGAAAAAGTGTGAAGGACTAATAATTACCTGATTTCCAATATATTTGTTTCTCAATATCTTTCTTTGGTTGTCTTGCATTGATCCAGGGATCTAAAACCTCATTTATAGCCGCAGCAAACTCCCGGCTCTTGTATGATTTCATAACCAGTTCATGTAGCTTTCCACGAGTAAAACCAACAAACTGAGGGTGTGTGCTGTTAAACAAACTTGAATTTGTGCAAGATTCACCATATGAAACACCTTGAATTTGCTTTGATGGATGATCAGAGCATGCACCCAATGTTAAACTGCTTTTTTGGTGGCCCTTGAGACCGACATCTGAAGTTTCTGCGGCGGTGGTAATAGGAACCCAGAGTTTATCACTTTTCCTAAACACACTGCTATGCCTTTTTATAATTCCTTGATCTACTAAATACTGTAGCTCTGAAAATGATGAAGGACCTCTTTCACGCCCTGAACCATCAAGGTAATACCAGTCACCCAAAGGTAACTGCAACTCCTGGATAGTACAGAGGTGGTCTTTAGGGACACTAATGAGTTCCATGCTTCGGTAAGAACCTTGATCACTAACAAATTTTGACTGGGAATCTTCTTCAGTTGATAATCTATTACTATCGCTGGTTGAAGTGAATGGCCGAGTCGACCTTGGATTTTGTTTATCCTTGCATCGGGTCTTGTGGCGTGACTCGGTGAACAACAATCCCTGGTCATTGACTACACATGCATTTATCCTGACCACAGAAAGAACATTGCCTTTCACTCCTCTCACAGAAGGAAGCTTACTTTGAACTGATCTGCTTGCAGCATTGCAATCAACCCACTCATCAGCACCAAAAGCCCACAAAGGGAGATCAAGTCTCCTGTTTTGAGAAGGAAAGTACAAGTCATCTTTTTCAGGCCACCGAGGATCTTCACAACCAGACTTTGGCATTTGACATAATGGAAAACCATTATTTAGAACAAATTTTTTCCTAGAAGATCTATCTTGGGCATCATCATTCCTCTTCCAGTCACCACCTTTGCATGACCAGCGAGTGGAAAAAAACCAGTCATTAGGCATGCCAAAGCCAAATCCGTTATCCTTGTCAGAAGACATAATTAATTGAGATTCAGAATCTCTTGATGCTATATCAGTACTAGAATCACAATCTTCCTTAGGACAGGAAACATTCCATGGAAAACCTGAACAGAGATAAACACTTTTGTCACGGCCTCACAAGACATTTCACTCTAAGAGCATATCCATTTACTTCTTAAGATGTAGAATAATGATAATGAACAAAACAGTTTTGGGTGCACTGGCATAACACATAGCAATGAAATCGCAACTTTTAGTTCCATATATGATGTAAATTATAAACAGACTTGGTTTgccatttttaaataaaaaaaattggaagtaCGATTTTATTTAGTTAATCTGTTTccaatgtataaataaattcaaaattttataccATCAACAACTCACAATATTAACTGCAAAGATAAAATGACAGCATGGGTTTGATGCAAACTTTTTAAAACTGAGAGAATTAGGAAAAATAGGCAATCATAAGAAAAGggatttttttacaaaagaaaacGGCTATTGAGTAAAGCATAAAATGATATGGAAAATACTGTATATTTTATACATAATCACCAAAGCTTTGTATAGACCATTCAAAAGCTAATTAGATTTCAGGCACCAAAGCCTAACGCAGATGCTTAACCTAATACTATCTCCAAGGACCAAACTACAGTACAAACCAAGTTAATGCTTATATGTAACGTTCAGACATGTATAATCTCTCGGCCGTTACCAACATCAAGACAAGAGTCCACTTGTCAATCTGCAAATGGACAACTCTGATAACAAAACAACCTCAATATTGCCAAGTAGCGTAAaaccaaaacaaaatgaaaattacCAAAAAAACCCAAGACAAGAGTCCACTTGTCAATGCACAAAATGAATATAGCACAATTTGAAAATTCCCAAGGACCACCAAAGCAGAATACATACCTTCATAGTCTCCTAACCCCTCCCCTTTCGGATTTTCAAATTTCATTTGCAACGCTTCtgcaaataaataataataattaccaAGTTTGCAAAAGATATTTCAGGGTAAATACTAAATAGGGGGAAAACAATTTAAGTTTGACGCAAATTCTGCGGTTTTTTCCTCACTTTTTAAGGAGATTCAAAACAATATCATTGCCTGATGAATAAAATACCTTTTATTGCCTCAAGTTCCATCCCAGGAATGACATCATAACCTTCCAACAGATTTAAGACTCTTTCATCAATGTGGAAGTTGTCCACAAGTTCAGGTGTAAGCACATCGTCGTTAGGGTATACACGTGGCAGTATCTCTGGATAATTCTCAGGACCAAATTGAATGCCTGCAGTATCGGCCAAAAGATTACCTGAAGCTTCTGGAGGATTAACAAACTGAGTTATTGTATCTGACACAATGGATGGAAAACTCTGAGCAGCCAATGGCGACACTGCATTTTCAACTGTTAACCACCTGTCACTATCCAAGTGTTTAATAAAGTGATCTGACATTAGTACCCCTTCATCAACAAGGACCCTGATATCACACAATTTAGCAGGCCCATTTTCTACACCTCCATAATCGAGGTAAAACCATTTCCTTGATGTCAAATCTGTCACCACAGGGACATGCGGAGGGGTGTCACAAATGTCCATATCTTCTTCCATTGAAGGCAGCTCCTCAGGAGGTGGCTCACAGTGAGGAGATTCTTTGTGGCTAACAGTTGGGCTACAGGACTGCTGTTCCTCAACGGGTTGACTACCAATGTCTTTTTCAGTAGACTCGTTGACATCTTGTATGTTTCTTTCATCTTGAGATTCTGTAACCAAACAATTTGACTCCCTTTGAATGTGCTTATTTTCATCATTCTTACAACTATTTGGGGAGTTATGTTTTTCACTTGGTAAGTTTTTACAACTTATTTCTTGATGAACATCTTTCCTTGTATGATCAAGGGGGGATCCTTCTACTAAATTTGGAGTACAATCCCTACGATCGTGACGCATACCTTGATCTTGTGGCGACTGCTCAGTGCGTGCCGGACTTCTCAACTTATGATCATGCTGACGACTTCTGTCCCAGTTCCTCATATATGGAGACCTCTCCCTACCATGGGGGGATTTCTCCCGGCTATATGGAGATCTTTCACGACCACACGGGGAACGTCGCACTGGAGTCCGATCTCGATGATCATAATACCTGCTTCGGTCACGTGGGGACCGCTCAGAATGAACGGGGCTGCGTCCATGCCTGTCATAAGCTGGTCTGGTAGACAAAGAAGGTTCATGATTTCTAGATGAGTACTTTTCTGCAGATAACCTGGTAGAGTTATTATTTCTATAAGACTGCTCCACAGGGCGACGAGAATAGTTCTCTGAATGAACACAACGATAGCTATCATCAGAAAGCCTTCGACTTTTTAAACTGGTAAAATCTGCAGAATGCTTCCGCTCATAGCTGTCAGAATCATTACCTGGCCTCTTCAAACGACTACCAGAAGTGTAATCACGTGCATGATCCTTAACATTGTTATATGAATTTTTCTCGTCATCAACAATCTTTGAACTGATCCTTACATTCCTCTGCTGTGGATTCTCCCACCTTGGAGAGCTTTTAACATGCTGATTCCCACTTCTATTCATGAATTCTTTCTTTCTAAAAGAATCATCACCTGCATATTTCCAAGAAGGGGGTGTACGTTGTTCAGGTTCAATTTTCCAACCTTTGTCCCTACCTGAATAATATCGTCTGTTTCGACTGTTACCATAATCATCCTTCCCCATTTCTCCCTTATACCATCTATTATCTGGAATGAATTCTCCCTTCTCAATATCATCCTTCGCACCTCTCCACGATCCATATTCATTGTCAAATTTGTCTCCTCTCCTTTCCACGTCATCTCTTCTCCATTTACCAGAATGATTCTCTCCCTTCTCGAACTCCCTTGCTTTCCATCTCTCACTCACAACAATCTCCCCGTTCTCAATCTCACTTCGCCTCACCGGTGGATTCATCTCCGGCACGAATTCTCCGTTTTCAATTTCACTTCTAGGCCACTTCAAAGTAACCAATTCACCTTCTTCCACTTCTTCCCTCTGCACTTTTTCACCACATATCATTTCACCATTCTCAAAATCACTGTTGCTGCTTCTCTTGCTCACTCTATCCAACCCTAATTCACTCTTCCTCGACTTCATGTTCTTCCTATCGCTATCAGAAAACTTGAGCAACTTTGAGTTAAAGACATTCCCACTCTTGCCTCCGCAATGCGTTTTCTCTGAACTCGATAACCTCTCCATAGTATACTGCAAAGGCATGCATGCGACACCTCCATCGCCCATGGAAATCTCGCCTTCGAGATTAGAAAACCCTAGCTATCTCCTTCGCCGGGGCTATTGATGCTCATGCTTCAGATGCTTCACCTTTTCTTAATCCTCGCACaaatcaaaaaccctaaatcacacaaaaacaaaattagcacagagattattaaaacaaaaacaaaacaaatgcGTATAATTCACACACAGGCATATCCAAACGAACGAGAAATTTCACGTGGAAAAATCACGGTTCGTGATTCAAGCACTGTGAAACTAAAACTACTCCATTGAAATCGAGAAGGTGAATTGAAAACAAGAACGAAGAAAACGAAGAAGAAATGAAAATTACcgagaaaatgaaaaagaagaagaagaagatagaTCGGAGATAAAAGCGTAGCTGGTGATGATGAATCTTGAAGCGCGAGAAGAAACGAGATCgagaaaaaatgaaattatcgTGAGAAATTTTTTGTGTTGGTTGAATAGGGTAATTAGTAACAGTGCCTTCGTTCCTCTTTCGCGCTTCCTCTCTCTGCTATTATATGTTCTCTTCTTTGTGTTCTTTGTTGCTCTGGATTATTAAACACGAAAACCTtcgttttattttttcaactttttttatcttctttattTATCGGTGGGTTGAAATACGGAAATACCCCTATGGACgggtaaattaatttatatgggCTGATGATAATTGGCTATTTCATCATAAAATTCATCAATGACAATTTTAAGGTAATTGTTTTTTCattcttcaaatatatttttgaattggtAAGTTTAGAGAGCATTGGAGTGAAGGAAGAAACTCTCCAATCATAATTAGCtataatttgagagtttgtatAAACTCTCAACTAGTAAAGCCAAAgggtgtaaaaaaaaaattatgtccaCCTCTTAGAAAAATGATAACGCTTTTGCCGtgtttaagaaataaaaagaacaaaTGCACTAGTATAAACATTGTGTAAACTTTTAAACCAAGTAATGTAACATGCAAACCAATAATTGGATATTTTAGTAGTTTGCAATTGGGCTATGGGTTGAATAAATTTATACGTGGTAATATTTGTCACGAAATCTCCAAATTTATatgtcaaataaaatttaatattttaaaatgatataaaatttaatattttaaaatgatataaaatttaataattaatatatgatacaataattgttaacaatattaattattattattgttctaAAAATActgatatttaaaatatatatatatatatatatggtaacTTTTGTCACAAATTTTCCAAATTGATAtggtcaaataaaatttaatattttaaaataatataaaattgaataattaatatagaatacaaaaatttatgataatattaataattactccaattatattaaatactttaacaatatttaaatatataactttaatatatttgtgtgtgtatatatatatacagagagagagagagagagaaagagagatcaTATCAAAGAAGATGACATTTATAATAAGAGTAAGagaaatttagattatttattgattaaattatgaATGATCaagattataataaaaatgactTTTTGAAGTGATCATAGGtcacttaaattaattttaattacaatcATTCATTaatgatcaaaatttaattatctcacatttttattaaatatattctcacatgtatttaatattttaaaacaatataaaatatattaaatttcatgtgtgtttataatttaaaacaataaaaatatttaaatattacaacAAGTAAAATATCTGacaattttaaaaagatattaCTATTAACAGTATCTGAGTAAAATACTTTGCATATCTCAAAAACAAgaaagataaaaatttaaataaaattttagttaatatcAAGAAACTCTCTAATTTCTTTGTAGTTTATCAATTATAGTTTatttacacatattaaaaaaccaatattttcttattaaaacACCCAATTCAGCTTAATGTATAAGAGTTAATGATAAATTTACCTTTCAAAAGAGATAATGACAAAATAAACACTtaataatctatattttttaaagttatcaTAAAATGTCAAagatattacaaaataattgaacgtcaattattgtatattttatattataaccttaaaagagagagagagagataaatcatttaatttgaattaaatttttatattataaagattataataaaataaaaagttaaggTACAATAAAATAAGTGTCGTAGGACAACCTCGTTCAAAGAAACTTATTCATGATGATAACtttgtataattaaaaaaaaaaaatacatttattcccatgaaaaaatagaatatatttgatttaatgggGGAATAAACGCACAATAATATGCAGCGGATATAAAATTTCATAACTCGTAAGAACTTGTGTggagcaacaacaaatatatagcagcaaattaattaaaatgaaagagTTTAAAGAATACTGATATTTTAATGTGAAAAACTTCTCAATGCAAAGGATAAAAAAATAACGGGTCGTCTAGACCAAAGAGATAGCTcaactataatcaaataagcGTACAAGAGAGTCTCAAAATGATGTACAAATTGTACCTACAAACAATCAAAATAGCAAAGCACTAAAGTCTACAAATAAAAAAGCAAGAAGGagaaaaacatcaaaaaaaaaCATGCTcttgtgcgagcacgatttctctcCTCCAGTCGTCGTTTAGTCGATACCCACTCCAGATGTCGTTTCGCCGATCTGACCGTTGAAAATGAAGATCTGAATattgcgaacctgctgtccaaaaatcagtcTGATCCAACAGTTAACAAATGCGCAGTCaatgtttttctgagactggTTTAACAAAATCGTTAATAGAGTTatcttttctttcaaaatagtTTCTCTCTTTCTACCCTAATTAGACCACTCTTCACTTAAATAAGTAAGACATATGGACTATAATATTTAGACTTTTCTCCATATAGGAATGGAGTTCAATATCCAACATGATTATATGATATCGAGGttgaaaagaataaataaaaatacatagggtatttaaaatttgtaagtA
Protein-coding sequences here:
- the LOC101490644 gene encoding histone-lysine N-methyltransferase ATXR3-like isoform X5, encoding MGDGGVACMPLQYTMERLSSSEKTHCGGKSGNVFNSKLLKFSDSDRKNMKSRKSELGLDRVSKRSSNSDFENGEMICGEKVQREEVEEGELVTLKWPRSEIENGEFVPEMNPPVRRSEIENGEIVVSERWKAREFEKGENHSGKWRRDDVERRGDKFDNEYGSWRGAKDDIEKGEFIPDNRWYKGEMGKDDYGNSRNRRYYSGRDKGWKIEPEQRTPPSWKYAGDDSFRKKEFMNRSGNQHVKSSPRWENPQQRNVRISSKIVDDEKNSYNNVKDHARDYTSGSRLKRPGNDSDSYERKHSADFTSLKSRRLSDDSYRCVHSENYSRRPVEQSYRNNNSTRLSAEKYSSRNHEPSLSTRPAYDRHGRSPVHSERSPRDRSRYYDHRDRTPVRRSPCGRERSPYSREKSPHGRERSPYMRNWDRSRQHDHKLRSPARTEQSPQDQGMRHDRRDCTPNLVEGSPLDHTRKDVHQEISCKNLPSEKHNSPNSCKNDENKHIQRESNCLVTESQDERNIQDVNESTEKDIGSQPVEEQQSCSPTVSHKESPHCEPPPEELPSMEEDMDICDTPPHVPVVTDLTSRKWFYLDYGGVENGPAKLCDIRVLVDEGVLMSDHFIKHLDSDRWLTVENAVSPLAAQSFPSIVSDTITQFVNPPEASGNLLADTAGIQFGPENYPEILPRVYPNDDVLTPELVDNFHIDERVLNLLEGYDVIPGMELEAIKEALQMKFENPKGEGLGDYEGFPWNVSCPKEDCDSSTDIASRDSESQLIMSSDKDNGFGFGMPNDWFFSTRWSCKGGDWKRNDDAQDRSSRKKFVLNNGFPLCQMPKSGCEDPRWPEKDDLYFPSQNRRLDLPLWAFGADEWVDCNAASRSVQSKLPSVRGVKGNVLSVVRINACVVNDQGLLFTESRHKTRCKDKQNPRSTRPFTSTSDSNRLSTEEDSQSKFVSDQGSYRSMELISVPKDHLCTIQELQLPLGDWYYLDGSGRERGPSSFSELQYLVDQGIIKRHSSVFRKSDKLWVPITTAAETSDVGLKGHQKSSLTLGACSDHPSKQIQGVSYGESCTNSSLFNSTHPQFVGFTRGKLHELVMKSYKSREFAAAINEVLDPWINARQPKKDIEKQIYWKSEGDARAAKRVRLLVDDSEEDSDLEDDVTIEKDEPTFEDLCGDVIFPEVGIADSDMGCWGLLDGPILARIFHFMRSDLKSLVLASMTCKHWRSAVRIYKGVSIQVNLSSLGHSCTDTVLWNIMNAYDKNKINSIILMGCNNITAGMLEQILLSFPGICTIDIRGCSQFGELTPKFTNVKWIKSRNSRLARITEEPHKIRSLKHITEQASSASKSSNLGIDDFGQLKDYFDSVDKRDSAKQLFRQNLYKRSKLYDARRSSSILSRDARTRRWAIKKSESGYKRMEEFLASRLKDIMKTNSCDFFVPKVAEIEAKMRSGYYSSRGLSTVKEDISRMCRDAIKAKNRGDANDMNHIITLFIQLATRLEVSSKNVHDKDVLLNNDSSAVSCSTSKYKKNRLVNGRKYRSNGSHGVLDNAEYTSDREIRRRLSKLNKKSMGSESETSDDLDRSFDDGKSNSDTTTTESESDHEVRSQTMVREPRGDRYLSPEEELDFTTDDREWGARMTKASLVPPVTRKYEVIDHYCIVADEEEVRRKMQVSLPDDYAEKLTAQKNGTEESDMELPEVKSFKPRKQLGHEVIEQEVYGIDPYTHNLLLDSMPEELDWSLQEKHLFIEDMLLRTLNMHVRSSTGTGNTPMSYPLQPVIENIKRRADEDCDARMIRMCQGILKAIDNRPDDKYVAYRKGLGVVCNKEEGFSQDDFVVEFLGEVYPVWKWFEKQDGIRALQKDSKDPAPEFYNIYLERPKGDADGYDLVVVDAMHKANYASRICHSCRPNCEAKILT